A DNA window from Nitratidesulfovibrio sp. SRB-5 contains the following coding sequences:
- a CDS encoding vitamin B12-dependent ribonucleotide reductase: MTAPANQPLPTPPAMPETLPDVALNPNAKVVLAKRYYRKGPDGQPYEDARALFWRIAGAIAAEEGKYKKSPYKTDALAREFYDLMTGWKFLPNSPTLMNAGTDLGQLSACFVLPVGDSIEEIFDAVKHAAMIHKSGGGTGFSFSRLRPKEARVGSTGGVASGPVSFLRIFNTATEQIKQGGTRRGANMGILRIDHPDIIEFIRAKERDGEFNNFNLSVGLTEAFMKAVEADEEYDLVAPHTGQVRERLKARKVFEMLVQKAWESGDPGIVFLDRINRDNPTPKQGEIESTNPCGEQPLLPYEACNLGSINLSAFFVPGTATAREGGLPHPSPEKAIDWADLKRVIHLGVRFLDNVIDASRFPLERITETVHRNRKIGLGVMGWADLLYQLGIPYDSQEAIGLGERMMQFVQDEGRAASKVLAKERGPFPAFAESTFAERDMGPYRNATVTTIAPTGTLSIIAGCSSGIEPLFALCFSRNVMDGERLVEVNPHFEAALRDTGSHSKKLMEAVAEKGSIQAMDHLPEDLRRVYVTAMDIAPVWHLRMQAAFQKYTDNAVSKTVNLPNSASIDDIRAIYWMAYEQGCKGVTVYRDGCKAVQVLCTGEGEKKDEGKDDGDHKSAVRQRPDIVYGFTQKVPTGLGAMYLTVNEANGKPFEVFATIGKSGRSITAKAEAIGRLVSLALRSGVEVRDIVQQLKGIGGEHPVFQKKGLLLSIPDAISWVLENRYLKGELPPHGPVNELDKQRCPDCGEDLVFQEGCYICPGCGFTKCG, translated from the coding sequence ATGACAGCGCCAGCTAACCAGCCCCTGCCCACCCCGCCCGCCATGCCCGAAACCCTGCCCGACGTGGCCCTGAACCCCAACGCCAAGGTCGTGCTGGCCAAGCGGTACTATCGCAAGGGCCCCGACGGACAGCCCTACGAGGACGCCCGCGCGCTGTTCTGGCGCATTGCCGGAGCCATTGCCGCCGAAGAAGGCAAGTACAAGAAGTCTCCCTACAAGACGGACGCGCTGGCCCGCGAGTTCTACGACCTGATGACCGGCTGGAAGTTCCTGCCCAACTCGCCCACCCTGATGAACGCAGGCACCGACCTTGGCCAGCTTTCCGCCTGCTTCGTGCTGCCCGTGGGCGACTCCATCGAGGAAATCTTCGATGCCGTGAAGCACGCCGCCATGATCCACAAATCCGGCGGCGGCACGGGCTTTTCCTTCTCGCGCCTGCGGCCCAAGGAGGCGCGCGTGGGCTCCACCGGCGGGGTGGCCTCCGGCCCGGTGTCCTTCCTGCGCATCTTCAACACCGCCACCGAACAGATCAAGCAGGGCGGCACCCGGCGCGGGGCCAACATGGGCATCCTGCGCATCGACCACCCGGACATCATCGAGTTCATCCGCGCCAAAGAGCGCGACGGCGAATTCAACAACTTCAACCTGTCAGTGGGGCTGACCGAGGCCTTCATGAAGGCCGTGGAGGCCGACGAGGAATACGACCTGGTCGCTCCGCACACCGGGCAGGTGCGCGAACGCCTGAAGGCCCGCAAGGTCTTCGAGATGCTGGTGCAGAAGGCCTGGGAAAGCGGTGATCCGGGCATCGTGTTCCTGGACCGCATCAACCGCGACAACCCCACCCCGAAGCAGGGCGAGATCGAATCCACCAACCCCTGCGGCGAACAGCCGCTGCTGCCCTACGAGGCCTGCAACCTGGGGTCCATCAACCTTTCCGCGTTCTTCGTGCCCGGCACGGCCACCGCTCGCGAAGGCGGCCTGCCCCATCCCTCGCCGGAAAAGGCCATCGACTGGGCGGACCTGAAGCGGGTCATCCACCTGGGCGTGCGCTTTCTGGACAACGTCATCGACGCCTCGCGCTTTCCGCTGGAGCGCATTACCGAAACCGTGCACCGCAACCGCAAGATCGGCCTCGGCGTCATGGGCTGGGCCGACCTGCTCTACCAGCTGGGCATTCCCTACGACAGCCAGGAGGCCATCGGCCTTGGCGAACGGATGATGCAGTTCGTGCAGGACGAGGGCCGCGCCGCCTCCAAGGTGCTGGCCAAGGAGCGCGGGCCCTTCCCGGCCTTTGCGGAATCGACCTTTGCCGAACGCGACATGGGCCCCTACCGCAACGCCACGGTGACCACCATCGCGCCCACCGGCACCCTGTCCATCATCGCCGGGTGCTCGTCGGGCATCGAGCCGCTGTTCGCGCTGTGCTTCTCGCGCAACGTCATGGACGGCGAGCGGCTGGTGGAGGTGAACCCCCATTTCGAGGCGGCCCTGCGCGACACCGGCAGCCACAGCAAGAAGCTGATGGAGGCCGTGGCCGAAAAGGGTTCCATCCAGGCCATGGACCACCTGCCCGAAGACCTGCGCCGGGTGTACGTGACCGCCATGGACATCGCCCCGGTGTGGCACCTGCGCATGCAGGCCGCCTTCCAGAAATACACCGACAACGCCGTGTCCAAGACCGTGAACCTGCCCAACTCGGCCAGCATCGACGACATCCGGGCCATCTACTGGATGGCCTACGAGCAGGGCTGCAAGGGCGTCACCGTGTACCGCGACGGCTGCAAGGCCGTGCAGGTGCTGTGCACCGGCGAGGGCGAAAAGAAGGACGAGGGCAAGGACGACGGCGACCACAAGAGCGCCGTGCGCCAGCGCCCGGACATCGTCTACGGCTTCACCCAGAAGGTGCCCACGGGCCTGGGGGCCATGTACCTGACCGTCAACGAAGCCAACGGCAAGCCCTTCGAGGTGTTCGCCACCATCGGCAAGTCGGGCCGGTCCATCACCGCCAAGGCCGAGGCCATCGGTCGCCTGGTGTCGCTGGCCCTGCGCTCCGGCGTGGAAGTGCGCGACATCGTCCAGCAGCTCAAGGGCATTGGCGGCGAACACCCGGTGTTCCAGAAGAAGGGCCTCTTGCTGTCCATCCCCGACGCCATCTCGTGGGTGCTGGAAAACCGCTACCTGAAGGGCGAACTGCCCCCCCACGGCCCGGTGAACGAACTGGACAAGCAGCGCTGCCCCGATTGCGGCGAAGACCTGGTGTTCCAGGAAGGCTGCTACATCTGCCCCGGCTGCGGCTTCACCAAGTGCGGGTAG
- a CDS encoding MerR family transcriptional regulator, translating into MPSPPPRDSAQSAPPSDDGLLTIADIARRLALPESTARYYCKRFAAFMPTVGDGRRRRYRAETLAIIEAIIEAMHTARTASAVEAILARRFPRNAATQPAPSRGSTADGSSATTATASAASHPVRPVPVADASPSVPPVPMGGVEPGHALYALIEHQTRALDTIAAALSTLAARQSAIDLLADLARTAEGEVGSIRKDVETLRLLLDSSEKIHQQDLDQLRDWLGRVIADRRQRVRDQA; encoded by the coding sequence ATGCCAAGCCCCCCGCCGCGCGATTCCGCACAGTCCGCGCCGCCCTCTGACGACGGCCTGCTGACCATCGCAGACATCGCCCGCCGCCTTGCCCTGCCGGAATCCACCGCGCGCTACTACTGCAAGCGTTTTGCGGCATTCATGCCCACCGTGGGCGATGGGCGCCGCCGCCGCTACCGCGCGGAGACCCTGGCCATCATCGAAGCCATCATCGAGGCCATGCACACCGCCCGCACCGCCAGCGCGGTGGAGGCAATCCTGGCCCGGCGCTTTCCCCGCAATGCCGCCACCCAGCCTGCCCCGTCCCGCGGCAGCACTGCGGACGGTTCTTCCGCAACAACAGCCACCGCAAGCGCGGCATCGCACCCGGTACGGCCGGTTCCCGTGGCGGACGCCTCCCCCTCTGTTCCGCCAGTGCCCATGGGCGGCGTGGAACCAGGGCATGCGCTGTACGCGCTCATCGAGCACCAGACCCGCGCCCTGGACACCATTGCCGCAGCCCTGTCCACCCTGGCGGCCCGGCAGTCGGCCATCGACCTTCTGGCCGACCTGGCCCGCACCGCCGAAGGCGAGGTGGGCTCCATCCGCAAGGATGTGGAAACCCTGCGCCTGTTGCTTGATTCCTCCGAAAAGATTCACCAGCAGGACCTGGACCAGTTGCGCGACTGGCTGGGCCGGGTCATTGCCGACCGGCGGCAACGGGTGCGCGACCAGGCATAG
- a CDS encoding HU family DNA-binding protein, which translates to MLTKAEFVAALKEALPDVFVTKVSAEKAYDAFCSVLADGVANGAGVRLPGVGAFSVTERAARTGRNPQTGQSISIPARKAVKFMAAKTLVDGLNK; encoded by the coding sequence ATGTTGACCAAGGCTGAATTTGTTGCCGCCCTCAAAGAGGCGCTGCCCGATGTGTTCGTGACCAAGGTGAGCGCCGAAAAGGCGTATGACGCGTTCTGCAGCGTGCTCGCCGATGGCGTTGCCAACGGCGCAGGCGTGCGTCTGCCCGGCGTGGGCGCGTTCTCGGTCACCGAGCGGGCCGCCCGCACGGGCCGGAACCCCCAGACCGGTCAGAGCATTTCCATTCCGGCCCGCAAGGCCGTGAAGTTCATGGCCGCCAAGACCCTTGTGGATGGCCTGAACAAGTAG
- a CDS encoding C40 family peptidase: protein MRPAHSADMNRRAHPASIATAAPHPAGMRGAPHCARPHGHGPAGRLADSRAFARATARRTALAVLLLSVVALAGCAGKQQIAIPQETPQQVRQQAPAAPSQALVRTARSALGVPYRNGGRTPTEGFDCSGFVWWTFYQHGVNLPRTTEEQAACGSPVPPGHELRPADIIVFRTGSGPLGLHTAIYTGGGQFVHSPKPGGTVREESLTVHYWQRAFIAARRILRPADQPAASQP, encoded by the coding sequence ATGCGCCCCGCACACTCCGCCGACATGAACCGGCGCGCGCACCCTGCCAGCATTGCCACCGCCGCTCCGCACCCCGCCGGAATGCGCGGCGCGCCGCATTGCGCCCGTCCGCACGGCCACGGCCCCGCCGGTCGACTGGCGGACAGCCGGGCCTTCGCCCGCGCCACCGCACGCCGGACCGCGCTGGCCGTCCTGCTGCTGTCCGTTGTGGCACTTGCGGGCTGCGCGGGCAAGCAGCAGATCGCCATCCCCCAGGAAACACCGCAACAGGTCCGTCAGCAGGCCCCTGCCGCGCCGTCGCAGGCCTTGGTGCGCACCGCTCGCTCCGCCCTGGGAGTGCCCTATCGCAACGGCGGACGCACCCCGACGGAGGGGTTCGACTGTTCGGGCTTCGTGTGGTGGACGTTCTATCAACACGGGGTGAACCTGCCGCGCACCACGGAAGAACAGGCCGCCTGCGGCAGCCCGGTGCCCCCCGGCCACGAACTGCGCCCCGCCGACATCATCGTGTTCCGCACCGGGTCCGGCCCGCTGGGCCTGCACACGGCCATCTACACCGGGGGCGGGCAGTTCGTGCATAGCCCGAAGCCCGGCGGCACGGTGCGCGAGGAAAGCCTGACCGTACACTACTGGCAGCGCGCCTTCATTGCCGCGCGGCGCATCCTGCGCCCGGCGGACCAGCCTGCCGCCAGCCAGCCCTGA